Proteins from a genomic interval of Stenotrophomonas maltophilia:
- a CDS encoding GFA family protein — translation MGITSVAGVPVQPRHRATCHCGTVELLLDLPDGIVDPRRCDCSMCRRRGAIAASVTRAGLQVVRGQDHLQLYQFNTHVAEHYFCGVCGIYTHHRRRSNPEQYGYNVACLEGIDPFALGVIPVNDGVNHPADRTA, via the coding sequence ATGGGTATCACGTCCGTGGCCGGCGTTCCGGTCCAACCCCGGCACCGCGCCACCTGCCACTGCGGTACGGTCGAACTGCTGCTGGACCTGCCCGACGGCATCGTCGACCCGCGCCGCTGTGACTGCTCCATGTGCCGCCGCCGTGGCGCCATCGCCGCCAGCGTCACCCGCGCGGGCCTGCAGGTGGTGCGCGGGCAGGACCACCTGCAGCTGTACCAGTTCAACACCCATGTGGCCGAGCACTATTTCTGTGGCGTGTGCGGCATCTACACCCATCACCGGCGCCGCTCCAACCCGGAACAGTACGGCTACAACGTGGCCTGCCTGGAGGGCATCGACCCGTTCGCGCTGGGTGTGATCCCGGTCAACGACGGGGTCAACCATCCCGCCGACCGCACCGCCTAG